Proteins from a single region of Streptococcus mitis:
- a CDS encoding accessory Sec-dependent serine-rich glycoprotein adhesin, whose amino-acid sequence MFFRRQKGEYRETDRVTRYKLIKSGKHWLRASTSLFGLFKVLRGGVDTTQVMTEVVEDKVNSSITGLDIIKGLAATGAVLGGSVATQTKVFANETVAVEKTLENPDLLVTNDTVVLGTTSLSNSENSASLSTSISESASISESASTSTSASTSASTSASASASTSVSASASTSSSASASASDSASMSTSLNQSTSQTSSVSTSVGASSEKTVSEIQDEKKASTQNESKVDKIDSSILKPATIESNTVKTNSDTTSLVGATAATLSSVETSVKKNEENRKKLSKLSAEMGEYLAKAAGLPNTDSAITKVNAAVTAIEKALADPTSDWTEVVQKATLARNSIVNAVLRAQSGARDARNGQTMLRDASLRASWAPSQNDSRMTVSSPVATFDKATGIATYTMNVQANSALSNVGVKINVGRGGHVQSATFNDNQMTPTFTQGSEIVYNYRHGQNRNLNGTIVVKVKYDNNVPTATADMQVQVSSAPIGQNTQGNASTVQSASVPTGYNPSRPTPPPSVEKSGPGFEIIGGTHFDVYNDDSINQKISILKKGSRLRLYRLNGGEAIPGVTYGGAAIGEEINRPNPKYDPYNPRNKETPFINQRQEFENIPSAIAGTVGNGEASAEVGKTYSYRIWAIDWGNKTSEATVTYTIKGFNERHDVQSGDVVQVKDLEHLTQQEIAEVYNNFINNAANKRDLLANQDLTKDVSNSNVTSDANGTVLTFPGTKAKIEVSTNGTITVTYRDGTTSTINAALEKYNPIAKVPKVYTYIGEQAGDLENASNFIQRANGKEFPAGTRITWKQGAEIKTSETGSKQAIAHIEYPNGGSEDVTVDYEVLATIKPKGPVNDIQGTAPHKGTVWRNYVDKEGTAGYPSGASQAWSKDGQVVSSSPINTNETGRNTYQVTFTYPVGRMGENDSNKLSHTVNVVHDVYKFESNRSYTFTQNKTDDPAYKQAVANPKEAVTKVSGSPEFNAANTNYKWVNGAPSLTEVGTFTKEVEVELPADSTGVRVKQNVPVTVKVKPQAPEIAADSVNEKGGLPNRSIVVTNVTPGALVTLTLAGYTFEKKAKDNESSVTFEPADLKKAYDGNNGLLPTGNVTVKQEKVVRTPAGGTETLTSATTTKTITKENVAPNPEFEIYVKNDKTKKWEKLSPKNNVRPGTSGYEIFAGDEVKVVLKGSDNSGKLRDLKLYDGVSDKDRIFSGDYSSNDSAPGFKNKPTNAPATLEYTATYNPNQEYADGNRWTLGVKAVDLSNNEARTPAAVVAQGKLNERFPGKKPSEVFQVEHPNALNQREKDRILAAVKTANPETANRIRSYSIAENGTVTITYKDGTVNTVTPNISDSDYRASVSASTSASQSASTSASKSASTSASQSASTSASKSASTSASQSASTSASKSASTSASQSASTSASKSASTSASQSASTSASKSASTSASQSASTSASQSASTSASESASTSASQSASTSASESASTSASQSASTSASESASTSASESASTSASQSASTSASESASTSASQSASTSASESASTSASQSASTSASESASTSASQSASTSASESASTSASQSASTSASESASTSASQSASTSASESASTSASQSASTSASESASTSASQSASTSASESASTSASQSASTSASESASTSASQSASTSASESASTSASQSASTSASESASTSASQSASTSASESASTSASQSASTSASESASTSASQSASTSASESASTSASQSASTSASESASTSASQSASTSASESASTSASQSASTSASESASTSASQSASTSASESASTSASQSASTSASESASTSASQSASTSASESASTSASQSASTSASESASTSASQSASTSASESASTSASQSASTSASESASTSASQSASTSASESASTSASQSASTSASESASTSASQSASTSASESASTSASQSASTSASESASTSASQSASTSASESASTSASQSASTSASESASTSASQSASTSASESASTSASQSASTSASESASTSASQSASTSASESASTSASQSASTSASESASTSASQSASTSASESASTSASQSASTSASESASTSASQSASTSASESASTSASQSASTSASESASTSASQSASTSASESASTSASQSASTSASESASTSASQSASTSASESASTSASQSASTSASESASTSASQSASTSASESASTSASQSASTSASESASTSASQSASTSASESASTSASQSASTSASESASTSASQSASTSASESASTSASQSASTSASESASTSASQSASTSASESASTSASQSASTSASESASTSASQSASTSASESASTSASQSASTSASESASTSASQSASTSASESASTSASQSASTSASESASTSASQSASTSASESASTSASQSASTSASESASTSASQSASTSASESASTSASQSASTSASESASTSASQSASTSASESASTSASESASTSASQSASTSASESASTSASQSASTSASESASTSASQSASTSASESASTSASQSASTSASESASTSASQSASTSASESASTSASQSASTSASESASTSASQSASTSASESASTVQVNQQAHRHLNQHQQVRANQQAQVPLNQHQQVRANQQAHQRLSQHQQVQVNQQAQVPLSQHQQVRANQQAHRHLSQHQQVRANQQAHQRLSQHQQVRSQSASTSASESASTSASQSASTSASESASTSASQSASTSASESASTSASQSASTSASESASTSASQSASTSASESASTSASQSASTSASESASTSASQSASTSASESASTSASQSASTSASESASTSASQSASTSASESASTSASQSASTSASESASTSASQSASTSHLSQHQQVRANQQAHQRLSQHQQVRANQQAHRHLNQHQQVQVNQQAHRHLNQHQQVRANQQAQVPLSQHQQVRANQQAHQLLSQRQQVQVNQQAHRHLNQHQQVRANQQAQVPLSQHQQVPANQQAHQLLSQRQQVQVNQQAHQLLNQHQQVQANQQAQVPLSQHQQVPANQQAQVPLNQRQQALLNQHQQVPLNQHQQVQANQQAHQLLSQHQQVRANQQAQVPLSQHQQVRVNQQAQVPLSQHQQVRANQQAHQRLSQRQQVQANQQAHQRLSQQVRLDSNCRIQVQKLPNHPCF is encoded by the coding sequence ATGTTTTTTAGACGTCAAAAAGGTGAGTATAGAGAAACCGATCGAGTGACGCGGTATAAGTTAATCAAATCAGGAAAACATTGGTTGCGAGCTTCAACCTCTCTTTTTGGTTTGTTCAAGGTCTTGCGTGGTGGTGTAGATACGACGCAAGTCATGACTGAAGTAGTAGAGGATAAAGTAAATTCTTCTATTACAGGTTTGGATATTATCAAGGGGCTTGCTGCCACAGGGGCTGTTTTAGGTGGTAGTGTTGCTACTCAAACAAAAGTATTTGCAAATGAAACAGTAGCCGTGGAAAAAACACTGGAAAATCCAGATCTTTTGGTTACAAATGATACAGTAGTTTTGGGTACGACATCTCTAAGTAACTCAGAAAATTCTGCTAGCTTGTCTACTTCTATAAGCGAAAGCGCTTCGATTTCAGAATCAGCTTCTACTAGCACCTCGGCTAGTACTTCAGCCAGCACCTCAGCAAGTGCTTCCGCTAGTACATCAGTTAGTGCCTCAGCTAGCACATCATCTTCAGCCAGCGCTAGTGCTTCAGATTCTGCAAGTATGTCAACTAGTTTGAATCAATCTACTAGCCAAACAAGTAGTGTGTCAACATCTGTAGGAGCTTCCTCAGAAAAAACTGTATCTGAAATTCAAGATGAGAAGAAAGCATCGACTCAAAATGAATCAAAGGTTGACAAGATTGATTCATCAATTTTGAAGCCTGCTACTATTGAGTCAAACACTGTTAAAACAAATTCAGATACAACAAGTTTAGTGGGAGCGACAGCTGCAACCTTGTCATCTGTAGAAACTTCTGTAAAGAAAAATGAAGAAAATCGTAAGAAGTTAAGCAAGCTTTCAGCTGAAATGGGTGAATACTTAGCGAAGGCTGCTGGTTTACCAAATACTGATTCTGCAATTACTAAAGTAAATGCAGCAGTGACAGCTATTGAAAAAGCCTTGGCAGATCCAACGAGTGACTGGACAGAGGTGGTGCAAAAAGCTACTCTAGCTCGTAATTCTATTGTCAATGCTGTTTTAAGAGCGCAATCAGGAGCGCGTGATGCCCGTAATGGTCAAACCATGTTGCGTGATGCTTCCCTTCGTGCAAGTTGGGCTCCTTCTCAAAATGATAGCCGTATGACAGTAAGTAGCCCAGTCGCTACTTTTGATAAAGCTACTGGTATCGCGACGTACACTATGAATGTTCAGGCTAATAGTGCTTTGAGCAATGTGGGTGTTAAAATAAATGTCGGCCGAGGTGGTCATGTCCAAAGTGCAACATTTAATGACAATCAGATGACTCCAACCTTTACTCAGGGTTCTGAAATTGTTTATAATTACAGACATGGACAAAATAGAAACTTAAACGGTACAATTGTAGTCAAAGTTAAATACGATAACAATGTGCCGACTGCGACTGCAGATATGCAGGTGCAGGTCAGCTCAGCCCCTATCGGGCAAAATACTCAAGGAAATGCTTCTACAGTTCAATCGGCAAGTGTTCCAACAGGGTATAATCCATCTAGACCAACCCCACCACCTTCAGTAGAGAAATCTGGTCCAGGTTTTGAGATTATTGGCGGTACTCATTTTGATGTTTATAATGATGACTCGATTAATCAAAAAATTTCTATATTAAAAAAAGGATCTAGACTCCGCTTGTATAGATTAAATGGGGGTGAAGCGATTCCTGGTGTTACTTATGGTGGGGCTGCGATTGGAGAAGAGATAAATAGACCGAATCCTAAATATGATCCCTATAATCCTAGAAATAAGGAAACTCCATTTATAAATCAAAGACAAGAATTTGAAAACATCCCGTCTGCTATAGCCGGTACTGTAGGTAACGGTGAAGCGTCCGCTGAAGTAGGGAAAACCTATAGCTATCGTATTTGGGCGATAGATTGGGGTAATAAAACTTCTGAAGCTACTGTTACTTATACCATCAAAGGTTTCAACGAGCGTCATGATGTTCAAAGTGGAGATGTTGTTCAAGTTAAGGATTTGGAGCATTTAACACAACAAGAAATTGCAGAAGTTTATAATAATTTTATTAATAATGCAGCCAATAAACGTGATTTACTAGCTAATCAAGACCTTACTAAAGATGTATCAAATTCAAACGTAACTTCGGACGCAAATGGTACCGTTTTAACCTTCCCAGGAACGAAAGCTAAGATTGAAGTTTCAACAAATGGTACGATCACAGTCACCTATCGTGATGGTACCACAAGTACTATCAATGCTGCCTTAGAAAAATACAATCCAATTGCCAAAGTCCCTAAAGTCTATACTTATATTGGTGAGCAGGCTGGTGACCTAGAGAATGCAAGTAACTTTATCCAGCGTGCTAACGGTAAAGAATTCCCTGCTGGAACAAGAATTACTTGGAAACAAGGGGCAGAAATTAAGACATCAGAGACAGGTTCTAAACAAGCTATTGCACACATCGAATATCCTAATGGTGGCAGTGAAGATGTTACTGTAGATTATGAAGTTCTGGCGACAATTAAGCCTAAAGGTCCAGTAAATGATATTCAAGGAACAGCTCCTCATAAGGGAACAGTTTGGCGTAATTATGTTGATAAAGAGGGGACGGCTGGATATCCAAGTGGTGCAAGCCAAGCTTGGAGTAAAGATGGTCAAGTAGTTTCTAGCTCGCCTATCAATACAAATGAGACAGGAAGAAATACCTACCAAGTGACCTTTACCTATCCGGTAGGTCGTATGGGGGAAAATGACTCTAATAAATTAAGTCATACAGTTAATGTTGTCCATGATGTCTATAAGTTTGAATCAAATCGTTCTTATACTTTCACACAGAATAAAACAGATGATCCAGCTTATAAACAAGCAGTGGCAAATCCTAAAGAAGCGGTTACAAAAGTATCTGGAAGCCCAGAGTTTAATGCAGCAAACACTAATTACAAATGGGTCAATGGTGCACCGTCACTCACTGAGGTAGGAACCTTTACTAAGGAAGTAGAAGTAGAACTACCTGCAGATTCAACAGGGGTCAGAGTTAAACAGAATGTCCCCGTTACTGTGAAAGTAAAGCCACAAGCCCCTGAAATTGCAGCTGATTCAGTGAATGAAAAAGGTGGTTTGCCAAATCGTTCAATTGTTGTAACGAATGTGACACCTGGAGCTCTTGTAACCTTGACTTTAGCAGGCTATACGTTCGAGAAAAAAGCGAAGGACAACGAATCAAGCGTTACCTTTGAACCTGCTGATCTGAAAAAAGCATACGACGGCAATAATGGACTCTTACCTACAGGAAATGTAACGGTTAAACAAGAGAAAGTTGTAAGGACTCCTGCTGGAGGAACAGAGACCCTTACTTCTGCCACAACTACTAAGACCATTACTAAAGAAAATGTAGCTCCAAATCCTGAATTTGAAATCTATGTCAAGAATGATAAGACTAAAAAGTGGGAAAAGCTTTCTCCGAAAAATAATGTCCGTCCTGGTACGAGTGGATACGAGATTTTTGCCGGAGATGAAGTTAAAGTTGTCTTGAAAGGTTCAGATAATAGTGGCAAACTTAGAGATTTGAAACTTTATGATGGTGTTTCTGATAAAGATAGAATATTCTCAGGTGACTATTCTTCGAATGATAGTGCACCAGGATTCAAGAATAAACCAACGAATGCTCCTGCTACTTTAGAGTATACAGCGACTTATAATCCTAATCAGGAATATGCAGATGGGAATAGATGGACACTTGGCGTAAAAGCTGTGGACCTGTCTAATAATGAAGCACGCACTCCAGCAGCAGTTGTTGCGCAAGGTAAATTGAATGAAAGATTCCCTGGTAAGAAGCCGTCAGAAGTCTTCCAAGTTGAACATCCAAACGCTCTGAACCAGCGTGAGAAAGATAGAATCTTAGCTGCTGTGAAAACAGCAAATCCAGAGACTGCAAACCGTATTAGAAGTTATTCTATTGCAGAAAATGGAACGGTGACTATCACTTATAAAGATGGAACGGTAAATACGGTAACGCCAAATATATCAGATTCAGATTACCGTGCATCAGTATCAGCATCAACCAGTGCAAGCCAAAGTGCTTCAACAAGTGCATCTAAGTCAGCGTCGACAAGTGCGAGTCAAAGTGCTTCAACAAGTGCATCTAAGTCAGCGTCGACAAGTGCGAGTCAAAGTGCTTCAACAAGTGCATCTAAGTCAGCGTCGACAAGTGCGAGTCAAAGTGCTTCAACAAGTGCATCTAAGTCAGCGTCGACAAGTGCGAGTCAAAGTGCTTCAACGAGCGCATCTAAGTCCGCGTCAACAAGTGCAAGTCAAAGTGCTTCAACAAGTGCGAGCCAATCAGCAAGCACATCAGCTTCTGAGTCAGCATCAACAAGTGCCAGCCAATCAGCAAGCACATCGGCATCTGAATCAGCATCAACAAGTGCGAGCCAATCAGCAAGCACATCAGCGTCTGAGTCAGCATCAACAAGTGCATCAGAATCAGCATCAACAAGTGCGAGCCAATCAGCAAGCACATCAGCCTCTGAGTCAGCATCAACAAGTGCGAGTCAATCAGCAAGCACAAGTGCCTCTGAGTCAGCATCAACAAGTGCGAGCCAATCAGCAAGCACATCGGCATCTGAATCAGCATCAACAAGTGCGAGCCAATCAGCAAGCACATCAGCGTCTGAGTCAGCGTCAACAAGTGCAAGCCAATCAGCAAGCACAAGTGCCTCTGAGTCAGCATCAACAAGTGCAAGTCAATCAGCAAGCACATCGGCATCTGAATCAGCATCAACAAGTGCGAGCCAATCAGCAAGCACATCAGCTTCTGAGTCAGCATCAACAAGTGCAAGCCAATCAGCAAGCACATCGGCATCTGAGTCAGCATCAACAAGTGCGAGCCAATCAGCAAGCACATCAGCTTCTGAGTCAGCATCAACAAGTGCGAGCCAATCAGCAAGCACAAGTGCCTCTGAGTCAGCATCAACAAGTGCGAGCCAATCAGCAAGCACATCAGCTTCTGAATCAGCATCAACAAGTGCAAGCCAATCAGCAAGCACATCAGCTTCTGAGTCAGCGTCAACAAGTGCAAGTCAATCAGCAAGCACATCAGCTTCTGAGTCAGCGTCAACAAGTGCAAGTCAATCAGCAAGCACATCAGCTTCTGAATCAGCATCAACAAGTGCAAGCCAATCAGCAAGCACATCGGCATCTGAGTCAGCATCAACAAGTGCGAGCCAATCAGCAAGCACATCAGCGTCTGAGTCAGCATCAACAAGCGCGAGCCAATCAGCAAGCACAAGTGCCTCTGAGTCAGCATCAACAAGTGCGAGCCAATCAGCAAGCACATCGGCATCTGAATCAGCATCAACAAGTGCGAGCCAATCAGCAAGCACAAGTGCCTCTGAGTCAGCATCAACAAGTGCGAGCCAATCAGCAAGCACAAGTGCCTCTGAATCAGCATCAACAAGTGCGAGTCAATCAGCAAGCACAAGTGCCTCTGAGTCAGCATCAACAAGTGCGAGCCAATCAGCAAGCACATCGGCATCTGAATCAGCATCAACAAGTGCGAGCCAATCAGCAAGCACATCAGCGTCTGAGTCAGCGTCAACAAGTGCAAGCCAATCAGCAAGCACAAGTGCCTCTGAGTCAGCATCAACAAGTGCGAGCCAATCAGCAAGCACATCAGCGTCTGAGTCAGCGTCAACAAGTGCAAGCCAATCAGCAAGCACAAGTGCCTCTGAGTCAGCATCAACAAGTGCAAGTCAATCAGCAAGCACATCGGCATCTGAATCAGCATCAACAAGTGCGAGCCAATCAGCAAGCACATCAGCTTCTGAGTCAGCATCAACAAGTGCAAGCCAATCAGCAAGCACATCGGCATCTGAGTCAGCATCAACAAGTGCGAGCCAATCAGCAAGCACATCAGCTTCTGAGTCAGCATCAACAAGTGCGAGCCAATCAGCAAGCACAAGTGCCTCTGAGTCAGCATCAACAAGTGCGAGCCAATCAGCAAGCACATCAGCTTCTGAATCAGCATCAACAAGTGCAAGCCAATCAGCAAGCACATCAGCTTCTGAGTCAGCGTCAACAAGTGCAAGTCAATCAGCAAGCACATCAGCTTCTGAGTCAGCGTCAACAAGTGCAAGTCAATCAGCAAGCACATCAGCTTCTGAATCAGCATCAACAAGTGCAAGCCAATCAGCAAGCACATCGGCATCTGAGTCAGCATCAACAAGTGCGAGCCAATCAGCAAGCACATCAGCGTCTGAGTCAGCATCAACAAGCGCGAGCCAATCAGCAAGCACAAGTGCCTCTGAGTCAGCATCAACAAGTGCGAGCCAATCAGCAAGCACATCGGCATCTGAATCAGCATCAACAAGTGCGAGCCAATCAGCAAGCACAAGTGCCTCTGAGTCAGCATCAACAAGTGCGAGCCAATCAGCAAGCACAAGTGCCTCTGAATCAGCATCAACAAGTGCGAGTCAATCAGCAAGCACAAGTGCCTCTGAGTCAGCATCAACAAGTGCGAGCCAATCAGCAAGCACATCGGCATCTGAATCAGCATCAACAAGTGCGAGCCAATCAGCAAGCACATCAGCGTCTGAGTCAGCGTCAACAAGTGCAAGCCAATCAGCAAGCACAAGTGCCTCTGAGTCAGCATCAACAAGTGCGAGCCAATCAGCAAGCACATCGGCATCTGAATCAGCATCAACAAGTGCAAGTCAATCAGCAAGCACATCGGCATCTGAGTCAGCATCAACAAGTGCGAGCCAATCAGCAAGCACATCAGCGTCTGAGTCAGCATCAACAAGCGCGAGCCAATCAGCAAGCACAAGTGCCTCTGAGTCAGCATCAACAAGTGCGAGCCAATCAGCAAGCACAAGTGCCTCTGAGTCAGCATCAACAAGTGCCAGCCAATCAGCAAGCACATCAGCTTCTGAGTCAGCGTCAACAAGTGCAAGTCAATCAGCAAGCACATCGGCATCTGAATCAGCATCAACAAGTGCGAGCCAATCAGCAAGCACAAGTGCCTCTGAATCAGCATCAACAAGTGCAAGCCAATCAGCAAGCACATCGGCATCTGAGTCAGCATCAACAAGTGCGAGCCAATCAGCAAGCACATCAGCTTCTGAGTCAGCATCAACAAGTGCAAGTCAATCAGCAAGCACATCGGCATCTGAATCAGCATCAACAAGTGCGAGCCAATCAGCAAGCACAAGTGCCTCTGAGTCAGCATCAACAAGTGCCAGCCAATCAGCAAGCACAAGTGCCTCTGAATCAGCGTCAACAAGCGCTTCTGAATCAGCATCAACAAGTGCAAGTCAATCAGCAAGCACAAGTGCCTCTGAGTCAGCATCAACAAGTGCGAGCCAATCAGCAAGCACATCGGCATCTGAGTCAGCATCAACAAGTGCGAGCCAATCAGCAAGCACATCAGCGTCTGAGTCAGCATCAACAAGTGCGAGCCAATCAGCAAGCACATCGGCATCTGAATCAGCATCAACAAGTGCAAGTCAATCAGCAAGCACATCGGCATCTGAATCAGCATCAACAAGTGCGAGCCAATCAGCAAGCACAAGTGCCTCTGAGTCAGCATCAACAAGTGCGAGCCAATCAGCAAGCACATCAGCTTCTGAGTCAGCGTCAACAGTGCAAGTCAATCAGCAAGCACATCGGCATCTGAATCAGCATCAACAAGTGCGAGCCAATCAGCAAGCACAAGTGCCTCTGAATCAGCATCAACAAGTGCGAGCCAATCAGCAAGCACATCAGCGTCTGAGTCAGCATCAACAAGTGCAAGTCAATCAGCAAGCACAAGTGCCTCTGAGTCAGCATCAACAAGTGCGAGCCAATCAGCAAGCACATCGGCATCTGAGTCAGCATCAACAAGTGCGAGCCAATCAGCAAGCACATCAGCGTCTGAGTCAGCATCAACAAGTGCGCAGCCAATCAGCAAGCACATCGGCATCTGAATCAGCATCAACAAGTGCAAGTCAATCAGCAAGCACATCGGCATCTGAATCAGCATCAACAAGTGCGAGCCAATCAGCAAGCACAAGTGCCTCTGAGTCAGCATCAACAAGTGCCAGCCAATCAGCAAGCACATCAGCTTCTGAGTCAGCGTCAACAAGTGCAAGTCAATCAGCAAGCACATCGGCATCTGAATCAGCATCAACAAGTGCGAGCCAATCAGCAAGCACAAGTGCCTCTGAGTCAGCATCAACAAGTGCGAGCCAATCAGCAAGCACAAGTGCCTCTGAGTCAGCATCAACAAGTGCGAGCCAATCAGCAAGCACAAGTGCCTCTGAATCAGCATCAACAAGTGCGAGCCAATCAGCAAGCACATCAGCGTCTGAGTCAGCGTCAACAAGTGCAAGTCAATCAGCAAGCACAAGTGCCTCTGAGTCAGCATCAACAAGTGCGAGCCAATCAGCAAGCACATCGCATCTGAGTCAGCATCAACAAGTGCGAGCCAATCAGCAAGCACATCAGCGTCTGAGTCAGCATCAACAAGTGCGAGCCAATCAGCAAGCACATCGGCATCTGAATCAGCATCAACAAGTGCAAGTCAATCAGCAAGCACATCGGCATCTGAATCAGCATCAACAAGTGCGAGCCAATCAGCAAGCACAAGTGCCTCTGAGTCAGCATCAACAAGTGCGAGCCAATCAGCAAGCACATCAGCTTCTGAGTCAGCGTCAACAAGTGCAAGTCAATCAGCAAGCACATCGGCATCTGAATCAGCATCAACAAGTGCGAGCCAATCAGCAAGCACAAGTGCCTCTGAGTCAGCATCAACAAGTGCCAGCCAATCAGCAAGCACATCAGCTTCTGAGTCAGCGTCAACAAGTGCAAGTCAATCAGCAAGCACATCAGCTTCTGAATCAGCATCAACAAGTGCAAGCCAATCAGCAAGCACAAGTGCCTCTGAGTCAGCATCAACAAGTGCCAGCCAATCAGCAAGCACAAGTGCCTCTGAATCAGCGTCAACAAGCGCTTCTGAATCAGCATCAACAAGTGCCTCTGAATCAGCATCAACAAGTGCAAGCCAATCAGCAAGCACATCAGCTTCTGAGTCAGCATCAACAAGTGCGAGCCAATCAGCAAGCACAAGTGCCTCTGAGTCAGCATCAACAAGTGCGAGTCAATCAGCAAGCACAAGTGCCTCTGAGTCAGCATCAACAAGTGCGAGCCAATCAGCAAGCACATCAGCGTCTGAGTCAGCGTCAACAAGTGCAAGCCAATCAGCAAGCACATCAGCGTCTGAGTCAGCAGGTAAGACTAGACAGCAATTGCCGAATACAGGTACAGAAGCTTCCAAATCATCCGTGCTTTTAG
- a CDS encoding peptide chain release factor 3: protein MNIQEEIKKRRTFAIISHPDAGKTTITEQLLYFGGEIREAGTVKGKKTGTFAKSDWMDIEKQRGISVTSSVMQFDYDGKRVNILDTPGHEDFSEDTYRTLMAVDAAVMVVDSAKGIEAQTKKLFEVVKHRGIPVFTFMNKLDRDGREPLDLLQELEEVLGIASYPMNWPIGMGKAFEGLYDLYNQRLELYKGDERFASLEDGDKLFGSNPFYEQVKDDIELLNEAGNEFSEEAILAGELTPVFFGSALTNFGVQTFLETFLKFAPEPHGHKKTDGEIVDPYDKDFSGFVFKIQANMDPRHRDRIAFVRIVSGEFERGMSVNLPRTGKGAKLSNVTQFMAESRENVTNAVAGDIIGVYDTGTYQVGDTLTVGKNKFEFEPLPTFTPEIFMKVSAKNVMKQKSFHKGIEQLVQEGAIQLYKNYQTGEYMLGAVGQLQFEVFKHRMEGEYNAEVVMSPMGKKTVRWIKPEDLDERMSSSRNILAKDRFDQPVFLFENDFALRWFADKYPDVELEEKM from the coding sequence ATGAATATTCAAGAAGAAATTAAGAAACGTCGTACCTTTGCCATCATCTCCCACCCTGACGCGGGGAAAACTACTATTACTGAGCAGTTGCTCTACTTTGGGGGCGAGATTCGTGAGGCTGGTACCGTAAAAGGGAAGAAAACAGGGACGTTTGCCAAGTCTGACTGGATGGATATCGAGAAGCAACGTGGGATTTCGGTGACTTCATCTGTGATGCAGTTTGACTACGATGGTAAGCGCGTCAATATCCTCGACACACCAGGGCACGAGGACTTCTCAGAAGATACCTATCGGACCTTGATGGCGGTGGATGCTGCGGTCATGGTTGTGGACTCTGCCAAGGGTATCGAGGCGCAAACCAAGAAATTGTTTGAAGTTGTAAAACACCGTGGCATTCCCGTCTTTACCTTTATGAACAAGCTGGACCGTGACGGTCGTGAGCCTTTGGATCTCTTGCAAGAATTGGAAGAAGTCTTGGGTATTGCAAGTTATCCGATGAACTGGCCAATCGGTATGGGGAAAGCCTTTGAAGGCTTGTATGACCTTTATAACCAACGCTTGGAACTTTATAAAGGGGATGAGCGTTTTGCCAGTCTAGAAGATGGGGACAAGCTTTTTGGTAGCAATCCTTTCTACGAGCAAGTCAAAGATGATATTGAGCTTTTAAATGAAGCTGGAAATGAGTTTTCAGAGGAAGCAATCCTTGCTGGAGAATTGACACCTGTCTTCTTCGGCTCAGCCCTTACTAACTTTGGTGTGCAGACCTTCCTTGAGACTTTCCTCAAGTTTGCTCCAGAACCACATGGTCACAAGAAAACAGATGGTGAAATTGTGGATCCTTATGACAAGGATTTCTCAGGATTTGTCTTTAAAATCCAAGCCAACATGGACCCTCGACACCGTGACCGTATTGCTTTTGTTCGTATCGTTTCGGGTGAGTTTGAGCGCGGGATGAGTGTCAATCTGCCTCGTACTGGTAAGGGGGCTAAATTGTCTAATGTTACCCAGTTTATGGCGGAAAGTCGTGAGAATGTGACCAATGCCGTGGCGGGTGATATCATCGGGGTTTATGATACAGGTACTTATCAGGTTGGGGATACATTGACTGTTGGCAAAAACAAGTTTGAATTTGAACCACTGCCAACTTTTACACCTGAAATTTTCATGAAAGTTTCCGCTAAGAATGTCATGAAGCAAAAATCCTTCCACAAGGGAATTGAGCAATTGGTGCAAGAAGGAGCCATTCAGCTTTATAAGAATTACCAAACAGGCGAGTATATGCTGGGTGCTGTTGGTCAACTCCAGTTTGAAGTCTTTAAACACCGCATGGAAGGCGAGTACAATGCAGAAGTAGTCATGAGCCCAATGGGTAAAAAGACCGTTCGTTGGATCAAGCCTGAGGATTTGGATGAACGGATGTCATCAAGTCGCAATATCTTGGCCAAAGACCGTTTTGACCAACCAGTCTTCCTCTTTGAAAATGACTTTGCCCTCCGTTGGTTTGCGGACAAGTATCCAGATGTAGAGTTGGAAGAGAAGATGTAA